The proteins below are encoded in one region of Effusibacillus dendaii:
- a CDS encoding glycosyl hydrolase family 18 protein, translating into MQIHVVKRGDTIWNIAKQYGTTPEEIIRLNQPPNPNSLVVGQTLLIPSAGRADIVKSGESFYTTAQQYGVSQELEQANPGVSPADLQVGQQVQIPREAQLKRTIEVNAYLEPSGGPDDRATLREVAPYLTYVSVFSYRATRDGGLTSPNDSFALAAAREFGIAPLLVMTNFEADIGFSAELARAIITSEEVKNRLFDNLVRIIREKGFVGVNVDFERVGPEDRETYNQFLRDLAARLHAVGAILSTALAPKESDYVGGEWHGAHDYRAHGEIVDFTIIMTYEWGWSGGPAYAVAPINKMRDVLRYAVTRIPPRKILMGFPLYGYDWTLPFAPGTTARTISPQAAIRLADRENQAIEYDETLQAPFFHYYDNQGRQHEVWFEDARSAKAKLNLINEFNLRGVSFWELGNPFPQIWHLLADMFTIRKLR; encoded by the coding sequence GTGCAGATTCATGTCGTGAAGCGCGGCGACACCATTTGGAATATCGCAAAGCAATACGGCACCACGCCGGAGGAAATTATACGGCTTAATCAACCACCCAATCCCAATTCGCTTGTCGTGGGGCAGACCCTCCTCATTCCTTCGGCGGGCCGCGCTGACATTGTAAAATCGGGGGAAAGCTTCTATACAACGGCTCAGCAATATGGTGTGTCCCAGGAATTGGAGCAGGCGAATCCAGGAGTGAGTCCAGCCGATTTACAGGTTGGACAACAGGTGCAGATTCCACGGGAGGCGCAACTGAAACGAACGATTGAAGTAAACGCATACCTTGAGCCATCAGGGGGGCCGGATGATCGTGCCACTTTACGGGAGGTAGCCCCTTATCTGACCTATGTGAGCGTATTCAGCTATCGGGCGACACGTGACGGAGGGCTGACATCTCCGAACGATTCGTTTGCCTTGGCAGCTGCTCGAGAGTTTGGGATTGCGCCGCTGCTTGTGATGACCAATTTTGAAGCAGATATCGGATTTAGTGCGGAACTGGCGCGTGCGATTATCACCAGCGAGGAGGTCAAAAACCGTCTGTTTGACAATCTGGTGCGGATCATCCGGGAAAAAGGGTTTGTCGGCGTAAATGTGGATTTCGAGCGGGTCGGGCCGGAAGATCGCGAAACATATAACCAGTTTTTGCGTGATCTGGCTGCCAGATTGCACGCAGTAGGGGCTATCCTGTCAACAGCGTTGGCGCCAAAAGAATCAGACTATGTAGGCGGCGAGTGGCATGGAGCGCACGACTATCGGGCACACGGCGAGATTGTTGATTTTACCATTATCATGACGTATGAATGGGGCTGGTCAGGCGGTCCCGCATATGCGGTTGCTCCGATCAACAAAATGCGCGATGTGCTTCGGTATGCCGTGACCCGGATTCCCCCCCGGAAAATTTTAATGGGGTTCCCGCTCTACGGATACGATTGGACACTGCCGTTTGCTCCGGGAACAACTGCCCGCACCATCAGTCCGCAAGCTGCGATTCGCCTGGCGGATCGGGAAAATCAGGCGATTGAGTATGACGAAACCTTGCAGGCTCCTTTCTTCCATTACTACGATAATCAAGGAAGGCAGCATGAAGTTTGGTTTGAAGACGCCCGCAGCGCAAAGGCTAAATTGAATCTGATCAATGAATTCAATTTGCGAGGGGTCAGCTTTTGGGAGCTCGGCAATCCCTTTCCGCAAATCTGGCACCTGCTGGCCGATATGTTTACCATTCGCAAACTTCGGTAG
- a CDS encoding phosphodiester glycosidase family protein — protein MSKKRVWISAAWSPVLAGILLVPPFHAEVAAAAADNSTAAAQQSGSDSPFLSVGNPAQSITAHLKTLPIGPGVNWTTFNRLDSKGWVQGQILQVDLGNQAVKTNLLFPGTVSATARLSEMAQQNGAIAAVNGDLYDINGTNAPFGIEIQNGKLVKGPVPSWNNAAGVGKDGLGRLVEATLQGTVKFPEGSCPLSALNQSYIPNDGVGIYTPEWGTASRSGAVSGGWAAKEILVSNGKVVSVSNQPGSGPIPANSYVIVARDASVAAFDGLKAGDSVSVTFQAKPDTLSAFQFAVGGNTVLLKNGAVQQLDDKTADPRTAIGYSEDGKTMYLVTVDGRRADSRGLTMKEFADMLQSIGVANSLNLDGGGSATMAVRQPGDSTVTVVNQPSDGKERPVPNGIGIFTGKGSGQPAKLTVSPVSEQDNWNRIFPGLSRSLKVNVFDETYAPAAANGVQWQSLAESMGTVDQQGVFTARQSGDASVQASVSGIAQGKSRGATKQPSGQLQQTVHLKVLGELNRIETAPDRISLTAGESATFRVTGFDQDGYSAPIEPRDVHFTYDTSLIQITPTNTGEFRITPTGGNGSAVVIAEVAGIETKLAVSVGLQSIAADDFEEADNAWRFSTARATGGLEKTEGRTGAGIKIHYDFTQSTATRTANIHPQEPIALPDKPKRIGVWVNGANKGEWIAFTVQDAAGNYYNLYGPHVNWTGWQYAEATVPDGVQYPLKLTTIGAIETADDHLYQGELTFDDLTVRTLPAVSAPVAASATNDPIMVQSRTFDGDRWKFAVLTGDRLIAAADSKQAAEVQSMLQDIVKENPDFLVVTGDLAAKKQADIAFVNALLQQEIGGKFPVYYVPGEGERTDGNLNAFWNAFPQNNLFDHKGTRVVMLDSSTGSFRTANFQQLIGLRAQLNQAAADPAVQHVLVVSHYPLDDAADLQDPQEAGLIEKWMADFHAASGKEIAYVNGHADTTSVKRQDGVVYLTVGSYSQPRTGDEAASGNSRSWNLVGIGVDGKGEWLQTKAYPAQTPQK, from the coding sequence TTGAGCAAAAAGCGGGTTTGGATATCGGCTGCGTGGTCTCCTGTTTTGGCGGGCATTCTGCTGGTTCCGCCCTTTCACGCAGAGGTTGCGGCGGCTGCAGCGGACAATTCGACAGCAGCGGCACAACAATCGGGAAGTGATTCACCGTTTCTGTCGGTAGGCAATCCGGCTCAGTCGATCACGGCCCATCTGAAGACTTTGCCGATCGGGCCCGGAGTTAACTGGACTACCTTCAATCGGCTGGATAGCAAAGGTTGGGTGCAGGGGCAGATTTTGCAGGTGGATTTAGGAAATCAGGCGGTAAAAACGAATCTGCTGTTCCCTGGAACGGTTTCGGCAACTGCCCGTCTGTCGGAAATGGCTCAACAAAATGGCGCCATAGCGGCTGTCAACGGGGATTTGTACGATATTAACGGTACAAATGCCCCATTTGGCATTGAAATTCAGAACGGGAAGCTTGTGAAAGGTCCTGTCCCAAGCTGGAACAATGCGGCAGGTGTAGGAAAAGACGGATTGGGGCGGTTGGTCGAGGCGACCTTGCAGGGAACGGTCAAGTTTCCAGAAGGATCGTGCCCGTTGTCGGCGCTGAATCAAAGCTACATTCCGAACGACGGAGTGGGCATTTACACCCCGGAATGGGGAACGGCTTCCCGCAGCGGAGCGGTGTCAGGCGGTTGGGCTGCAAAAGAAATTCTGGTCAGCAACGGGAAGGTGGTTTCGGTTTCCAATCAACCGGGAAGCGGCCCGATCCCTGCCAACAGTTATGTGATCGTTGCCCGTGATGCGTCCGTGGCGGCGTTTGACGGACTGAAAGCGGGCGATTCCGTGTCGGTAACCTTTCAAGCGAAGCCGGATACGTTGTCTGCCTTCCAGTTTGCAGTAGGCGGCAATACGGTTTTATTGAAAAATGGAGCTGTGCAGCAACTCGATGACAAAACGGCCGATCCGCGAACCGCAATCGGATATTCGGAGGATGGCAAGACCATGTATCTCGTAACCGTAGACGGACGACGGGCCGACAGCCGTGGCTTGACGATGAAAGAGTTTGCGGACATGCTGCAATCGATCGGTGTTGCCAACTCGTTGAACCTGGATGGGGGCGGATCTGCCACAATGGCGGTTAGACAACCGGGCGATTCGACTGTAACGGTTGTGAATCAACCATCGGACGGCAAGGAACGGCCTGTGCCAAACGGAATTGGTATTTTTACCGGCAAGGGAAGCGGTCAACCGGCAAAATTGACGGTGTCGCCAGTGTCTGAACAGGACAATTGGAACCGGATTTTTCCCGGATTGTCGAGAAGCCTGAAGGTAAACGTGTTTGATGAAACGTATGCGCCGGCTGCGGCTAACGGTGTGCAGTGGCAGTCTCTGGCGGAAAGTATGGGAACTGTTGATCAACAAGGTGTGTTTACAGCCAGGCAATCGGGCGACGCGTCGGTACAGGCATCTGTTTCAGGCATTGCACAGGGGAAATCCAGAGGTGCGACTAAGCAGCCGTCGGGGCAGCTGCAGCAGACCGTCCATTTAAAAGTGCTGGGTGAACTGAACCGGATCGAAACGGCTCCTGACCGTATCAGCCTGACGGCAGGCGAATCGGCAACCTTCCGCGTCACCGGGTTTGACCAGGATGGGTACAGTGCGCCGATTGAGCCCCGTGATGTACACTTTACTTACGATACGTCCCTGATTCAAATCACTCCCACCAATACGGGAGAATTTCGCATCACGCCGACAGGCGGAAACGGATCTGCGGTGGTGATTGCGGAGGTTGCAGGCATTGAAACAAAGCTTGCGGTGTCGGTCGGTCTGCAGTCGATTGCGGCTGATGATTTTGAGGAAGCGGACAACGCTTGGCGGTTTTCCACCGCGCGGGCAACTGGAGGATTGGAGAAGACAGAGGGGCGAACGGGTGCGGGCATCAAAATTCATTATGATTTCACCCAATCTACCGCGACCCGAACGGCCAATATCCATCCGCAGGAACCGATTGCCCTGCCGGATAAACCAAAACGGATCGGCGTTTGGGTTAATGGCGCCAACAAAGGGGAGTGGATCGCCTTTACCGTTCAGGATGCGGCCGGCAACTATTACAATTTATATGGTCCGCATGTAAACTGGACCGGTTGGCAGTACGCGGAAGCAACTGTCCCGGACGGGGTTCAGTATCCGCTAAAATTGACCACCATCGGAGCGATTGAAACTGCGGATGATCATTTGTATCAAGGGGAGCTTACGTTTGATGACTTGACTGTCAGGACGCTGCCCGCAGTTTCGGCGCCGGTTGCCGCTTCCGCAACGAACGATCCGATCATGGTGCAAAGCCGGACATTCGATGGCGACCGTTGGAAATTTGCTGTTTTGACGGGGGATCGATTGATCGCTGCTGCTGACAGTAAACAAGCGGCGGAAGTACAATCGATGCTGCAGGACATTGTGAAGGAAAATCCTGATTTTCTGGTAGTCACAGGGGACCTGGCAGCCAAAAAACAAGCGGATATCGCATTTGTGAATGCGCTGCTCCAACAGGAGATTGGCGGAAAATTCCCGGTTTATTACGTACCTGGCGAGGGAGAACGGACAGATGGAAATCTGAATGCTTTCTGGAACGCATTCCCGCAAAACAATCTGTTTGATCACAAAGGGACGCGTGTGGTGATGCTCGACTCATCGACTGGAAGTTTCCGGACTGCCAATTTTCAACAATTGATTGGGTTGCGTGCCCAGTTGAACCAGGCGGCGGCCGATCCGGCTGTGCAACATGTGCTTGTTGTCAGCCATTATCCACTCGATGATGCTGCCGATCTGCAGGATCCACAGGAAGCGGGATTGATCGAAAAATGGATGGCCGATTTTCATGCCGCATCCGGGAAAGAAATCGCGTATGTGAACGGTCATGCGGACACTACCTCAGTCAAGCGGCAGGATGGTGTGGTATATTTGACAGTCGGATCCTACAGCCAGCCGCGGACAGGTGATGAAGCTGCATCGGGCAATTCACGCAGTTGGAATCTGGTCGGTATTGGAGTCGATGGAAAAGGTGAATGGCTTCAAACCAAAGCCTATCCTGCGCAAACGCCCCAAAAATGA
- the proC gene encoding pyrroline-5-carboxylate reductase, whose translation MEGNSILHGKRILSVGAGSMAEAIIRGLIHANAVDPSQICVTNRSHSDRLQQLNKLYGVRTVEGADTHAKVRELAAADVILVACKPYDVANTLETLVGKIGNPVILSVAAGISIPLMESVLGGRPQVVRAMPNTACAVLQSATAVAFGQYCTEEAKRLSQEILSLLGTVSVVEESKMDVVTGVSGSGPAYFYYMVEAMQQAAESMGLSPETARTLVLQTMTGAAKMLQETGLDARELRRQVTSPNGTTMAGIRALEEADFKELIERTISRAAERSKEMGEQQASLLVDRKL comes from the coding sequence ATGGAAGGGAATTCGATTTTGCACGGCAAACGGATTTTATCGGTAGGAGCCGGATCCATGGCGGAAGCGATCATCCGTGGTTTGATTCATGCAAATGCGGTTGATCCTTCGCAAATCTGCGTGACAAATCGCAGCCATTCGGATCGGCTGCAGCAATTAAATAAACTGTATGGTGTCCGTACGGTGGAAGGTGCCGATACCCATGCAAAGGTGCGGGAACTGGCGGCAGCCGACGTGATTTTGGTGGCCTGCAAACCGTATGATGTGGCGAACACATTGGAAACATTGGTTGGCAAAATCGGCAATCCGGTTATCCTGTCAGTTGCGGCAGGCATTTCGATACCCTTGATGGAATCGGTGCTGGGAGGAAGGCCACAGGTGGTTCGGGCAATGCCAAACACCGCCTGTGCCGTCCTGCAATCTGCCACTGCCGTTGCATTTGGCCAATATTGCACGGAAGAAGCAAAACGGCTGTCGCAAGAAATTCTCTCCCTGTTGGGCACCGTGTCTGTGGTAGAAGAATCGAAGATGGATGTGGTGACAGGGGTATCTGGCAGCGGCCCGGCCTATTTTTACTATATGGTGGAAGCGATGCAGCAGGCGGCCGAATCGATGGGATTGTCGCCTGAAACTGCCCGCACGCTTGTCCTGCAGACGATGACAGGCGCTGCCAAAATGCTGCAGGAAACCGGACTTGACGCGCGTGAACTGCGCCGTCAGGTAACATCGCCAAACGGAACCACGATGGCGGGAATTCGCGCATTGGAAGAGGCTGATTTTAAAGAATTGATCGAACGGACGATCAGTCGGGCAGCCGAGCGGAGCAAGGAGATGGGAGAGCAGCAGGCTTCTCTTTTAGTCGACAGGAAGTTATAA
- a CDS encoding glutamate-5-semialdehyde dehydrogenase, giving the protein MSQIDTQTRSSLQDEVWGKIQAAKKTVRTLGVLSAEDKNRALQAMAESLWEQRDLIYRANQEDVQEARKSGTPEARIDRLTLTEKRLLDIMEGLKQVAGLPDPVGETLETIERPDGLWIEKVRVPFGVIAMIYESRPNVTVDAAGLALKTGNAVVLRGGSEALRSNQALVNALRDGLRKSKVPADAIQLIERTERESVDILIRAKGKVDLVIPRGGAGLIQRVVENSLVPVIETGVGNCHVYVDAKADLEMATAIVINAKTQRPSVCNAMETLLVHESVANDWLPSIIRSLRDRGVEVRGCERTRSILQDARAENVLPASVEDYATEFLDLILAVRVVDSLDAAIEHIETYGTRHSEAIVTTDSAAADRFLAEIDAAAVYHNASTRFTDGFEFGFGAEIGISTQKLHARGPMGLREMTSYKYIIKGSGQIRQ; this is encoded by the coding sequence ATGAGTCAAATCGACACGCAGACAAGAAGCAGTTTGCAGGACGAAGTATGGGGCAAAATTCAGGCAGCCAAAAAGACGGTTCGAACGCTTGGCGTATTGTCCGCAGAGGACAAAAACCGGGCTCTTCAGGCAATGGCGGAATCGCTTTGGGAGCAGCGTGACCTGATTTACCGCGCCAATCAGGAGGATGTACAGGAAGCGCGAAAATCGGGGACCCCGGAAGCACGGATTGATCGCCTGACCCTGACTGAAAAACGGCTGCTCGATATTATGGAAGGACTCAAACAGGTGGCCGGTTTACCGGATCCGGTCGGGGAGACACTGGAGACGATTGAGCGGCCGGACGGCTTATGGATTGAAAAAGTCCGCGTACCGTTTGGCGTCATAGCGATGATTTACGAATCTCGTCCGAATGTCACGGTGGATGCGGCCGGATTGGCGCTAAAAACAGGCAATGCGGTCGTGCTGCGGGGCGGCAGCGAAGCGCTTCGTTCCAATCAGGCGTTGGTTAATGCGCTGCGGGACGGATTGCGGAAAAGCAAGGTGCCGGCGGATGCGATTCAATTGATTGAGCGCACCGAACGGGAGTCGGTGGACATCTTAATCCGGGCAAAAGGCAAGGTGGATCTGGTGATCCCGCGCGGCGGAGCCGGTCTGATCCAGCGGGTGGTGGAAAATTCGCTGGTGCCCGTGATCGAAACGGGTGTCGGCAATTGTCACGTGTATGTGGACGCCAAGGCGGATCTGGAAATGGCGACCGCGATTGTAATCAATGCAAAAACGCAGCGTCCTTCTGTCTGTAATGCGATGGAAACGCTCTTGGTACATGAATCGGTTGCAAATGATTGGCTGCCTTCCATCATTCGCAGTCTGCGCGATCGGGGTGTGGAAGTCAGGGGATGCGAGCGCACCCGGTCGATTTTGCAGGATGCCAGGGCGGAAAATGTCCTTCCTGCAAGCGTGGAAGACTATGCAACGGAGTTTCTCGATCTGATCTTGGCGGTGCGGGTGGTAGACAGTCTGGATGCGGCGATTGAGCATATTGAAACATACGGCACGCGCCATTCCGAAGCGATCGTGACGACAGACTCGGCTGCGGCTGACAGGTTTTTGGCGGAAATCGATGCGGCAGCCGTCTATCATAATGCGTCGACCCGTTTCACAGACGGATTCGAATTCGGGTTCGGGGCGGAAATCGGCATTTCTACGCAAAAGCTGCATGCGCGGGGACCGATGGGGCTGCGTGAAATGACCAGTTACAAATATATCATCAAAGGCAGCGGACAGATCCGGCAATAG
- the proB gene encoding glutamate 5-kinase, which produces MKRIVVKIGSSSLTDESGQLSPAKMSRLVDQIAELQKDTDCQLILVSSGAVAAGLGRLGWPRPYITMPEKQAAAAVGQGLLIELYQKLFAPHGIVTAQLLLTRSDMEDRKRFIHTRNTTETLLHHGILPIVNENDTVTVEEIRFGDNDTLGGLVALVTEADLLVLLTDIDGLYTANPKTDPNATRIPDVWEITPDLMELAGGSGSAVGTGGMRTKLMAARIAVDSGVDVVVASSSEPDVLKRILAGESMGTRFHSQQRLSSKKSWIAYGPRPEGRLIIDPGAAKALLERAGSLLIQGIREVEGDFQEGSIVEMVTEEGLLIGKGVVSFSDRDLRLLLERRQMGEKLRNIHEVIHRNEMVVQVQEGSQV; this is translated from the coding sequence ATGAAACGAATTGTTGTCAAAATCGGTTCCAGCAGCTTGACAGACGAATCGGGGCAACTGTCTCCCGCAAAGATGTCGCGGCTGGTCGATCAGATTGCAGAATTGCAAAAAGACACAGACTGCCAACTGATTCTGGTGTCATCCGGTGCGGTTGCGGCCGGTTTGGGACGGTTAGGGTGGCCGCGACCGTACATTACGATGCCGGAGAAACAGGCGGCGGCGGCTGTCGGACAAGGGCTTTTGATCGAGTTGTATCAAAAACTGTTTGCGCCGCACGGGATTGTTACCGCGCAGCTCCTGCTTACCCGTTCTGACATGGAAGATCGCAAGCGTTTTATCCATACCCGGAACACGACCGAAACACTTTTGCATCATGGAATTCTGCCGATTGTGAATGAAAACGACACGGTAACGGTGGAGGAAATCCGGTTTGGCGATAATGACACGTTGGGCGGATTGGTGGCGCTTGTCACGGAGGCCGATCTGCTGGTTCTGTTGACCGACATTGACGGATTGTATACGGCCAACCCCAAAACGGATCCGAATGCCACCCGGATTCCAGACGTTTGGGAAATTACGCCCGACTTGATGGAATTGGCTGGCGGCAGCGGCAGCGCGGTCGGTACAGGCGGCATGCGCACCAAGCTGATGGCGGCAAGAATCGCCGTTGACTCGGGTGTTGATGTGGTGGTCGCCTCCAGCTCGGAGCCGGATGTGCTGAAACGGATTTTGGCCGGGGAATCGATGGGTACGCGGTTTCATTCCCAACAGCGTCTTTCCAGCAAGAAATCGTGGATTGCTTACGGTCCAAGACCGGAAGGCAGGCTGATCATCGATCCGGGTGCGGCAAAAGCGCTGCTGGAACGGGCTGGCAGTTTGTTAATTCAAGGGATTAGGGAAGTCGAAGGAGATTTTCAAGAAGGATCGATTGTAGAAATGGTGACGGAAGAAGGGCTTTTGATTGGAAAAGGGGTGGTCAGCTTTTCCGACCGGGATTTGCGGCTGCTGTTGGAGCGCCGGCAGATGGGAGAGAAGCTGCGGAACATCCATGAAGTGATTCACCGCAACGAAATGGTGGTGCAAGTTCAGGAGGGGAGCCAGGTATGA
- a CDS encoding FAD-binding oxidoreductase produces the protein MDLLKELRGFLPDDQVTVNQTVLEQHSRDESYHAPHLPDVVVFPKSREDVSKVLQFANKHQIPVVPFGVGSSLEGHVIPYRGGITLDFQLMNRILEIRPRDMLVRVQPGVLRTQLNKELSKHGLFFSVDPGADATLGGMAATNASGTTAVRYGVMRDQVRDLEVVLADGRIIHTGGLSAKSSSGYNLTGLFVGSEGTLGVFTELTLRVYGIPEATMAARATFPSVKNAVDAAVAIISTGIPVARIELVDAISIKQVNRFSGTDYPEAPTLFLEFHGNEPGLKQDVESATELAMQEGCQGFQFETDSKARSQLWEARHNLAYAFIKASPGKKLMSTDVVVPLTELTGAIEHARQMLDEYGIEGAVLGHVGDGNYHAVLMTDPNNPDDVKRTEHVNASIVEYALSRGGTCTGEHGVGVGKMKYQRQEHGDALDLMAAIKKSFDPNGILNPGKLIPAI, from the coding sequence ATGGATCTGTTGAAAGAACTGCGTGGGTTTTTGCCGGATGATCAGGTAACTGTTAATCAAACCGTATTGGAGCAGCACAGCCGGGACGAATCGTATCATGCGCCGCATTTGCCCGATGTAGTGGTGTTCCCGAAAAGCAGGGAAGATGTAAGCAAAGTGCTGCAGTTTGCCAACAAGCATCAGATTCCTGTGGTTCCGTTTGGCGTCGGCAGCAGCCTGGAGGGACATGTGATCCCCTATCGCGGCGGAATTACGCTTGACTTTCAGTTGATGAATCGGATCCTTGAGATCCGGCCGCGCGACATGCTGGTGCGGGTGCAGCCGGGTGTGCTGCGAACACAGCTGAACAAAGAATTAAGCAAACACGGTTTGTTTTTCTCGGTGGATCCGGGTGCGGATGCTACGCTGGGAGGGATGGCGGCCACCAACGCCAGCGGTACGACTGCGGTTCGTTACGGTGTGATGAGAGACCAGGTGCGTGATCTGGAAGTGGTGTTGGCAGACGGCAGGATCATACATACCGGCGGACTGTCAGCCAAGTCTTCCTCCGGCTACAACCTGACCGGCTTGTTTGTCGGGTCGGAAGGGACACTGGGCGTGTTCACCGAGTTGACGCTGCGCGTATATGGCATTCCGGAAGCTACCATGGCGGCCAGGGCGACTTTTCCCTCTGTTAAAAATGCGGTCGATGCGGCCGTTGCGATCATCTCGACCGGTATCCCGGTGGCCCGCATAGAGCTGGTTGACGCGATCTCCATCAAGCAGGTGAACAGGTTCAGCGGGACTGACTATCCGGAAGCCCCTACCCTCTTTTTAGAGTTTCATGGCAATGAACCCGGTTTAAAACAGGATGTGGAATCGGCGACTGAACTGGCGATGCAGGAAGGATGTCAGGGATTCCAGTTTGAAACCGATTCAAAAGCGCGGTCGCAACTTTGGGAAGCGCGTCACAATTTGGCCTACGCATTTATCAAAGCGTCGCCCGGCAAAAAGCTGATGTCGACCGACGTGGTGGTGCCGTTGACGGAACTGACAGGGGCCATCGAACATGCCCGCCAGATGCTGGACGAATATGGGATAGAAGGCGCCGTGCTGGGTCACGTGGGAGACGGCAATTACCATGCGGTCCTGATGACGGATCCGAACAATCCGGACGATGTCAAACGTACCGAGCATGTGAACGCTTCGATAGTCGAGTATGCATTGAGCCGCGGCGGTACCTGCACCGGCGAGCATGGAGTGGGTGTCGGGAAAATGAAGTATCAGCGGCAAGAACATGGAGATGCGCTTGATTTGATGGCTGCCATCAAAAAATCGTTTGATCCGAACGGCATTTTGAACCCCGGAAAATTGATTCCGGCGATTTGA
- a CDS encoding DNA recombination protein RmuC, whose protein sequence is MTDALLVVSLLVSLAGIGLLITLLVRKPAAGISVPLENRLALLEKGLERLEKAVRDEIARNREEAGLTAKQGREEQNAAFSHFTKTVLANVGEMATQMSNGLQSANQNTIAAIGELSTQQKHLLDGFAKQLNELTQMNERKLESIRGTVEQKLAALQEDNSKKLEQMRVTVDEKLHATLEQRLGESFKLVSERLEQVHNGLGEMKNLASGVGDLKKVLSNVKTRGILGEIQLENLLEQILTVEQYEKNVATRPNSGDRVEFAVKLPGPDGDRSQVWLPIDSKFPLEDYQRLLDAQEEGNLQALNDAAKQLEARIRLEAKSIREKYIEPPHTTDFAIMFLPIEGLFAEVLRKSGLWESLQKEYRVVITGPTTLTALLNSLQMGFRTLAIQKRSGEVWQLLGAVKTEFGKFGDVLEKTQKKLQEASKTIDTAAVRTRAIERKLRTVEELPTAEATRLLPDMERLEADADELNAVGMD, encoded by the coding sequence ATGACAGACGCGCTGTTGGTCGTATCTCTACTGGTAAGTTTGGCCGGGATTGGATTGTTGATCACATTGTTGGTGAGAAAACCTGCGGCTGGCATTTCCGTTCCGTTGGAAAACCGTCTGGCGCTGCTGGAAAAAGGGCTGGAACGATTGGAAAAGGCCGTTCGGGACGAAATCGCGAGAAACCGGGAAGAAGCCGGTTTGACGGCCAAGCAGGGACGGGAAGAGCAAAACGCTGCGTTTTCCCATTTTACCAAAACGGTTCTGGCAAATGTAGGCGAAATGGCAACACAGATGAGCAACGGGCTGCAATCTGCGAATCAGAACACGATTGCAGCGATCGGCGAACTGTCCACGCAGCAGAAACATCTGTTGGACGGATTCGCCAAACAGTTGAATGAGTTGACACAGATGAACGAACGGAAACTGGAGTCGATTCGCGGCACGGTCGAACAGAAACTGGCGGCGCTGCAGGAGGACAACAGCAAAAAGCTGGAACAGATGCGTGTGACGGTTGACGAGAAACTCCATGCCACGTTGGAACAACGCTTGGGCGAATCGTTCAAATTGGTCAGCGAGCGGCTGGAACAGGTGCACAACGGATTGGGCGAAATGAAAAATCTGGCATCGGGTGTAGGCGACCTGAAAAAAGTGCTGTCAAACGTCAAAACGCGGGGGATTCTGGGCGAGATTCAGTTGGAAAATCTGCTGGAGCAGATTTTGACAGTCGAGCAGTACGAGAAAAATGTGGCGACCCGGCCTAACAGCGGCGATCGGGTTGAATTTGCCGTCAAATTGCCGGGGCCTGACGGAGATCGCTCGCAGGTTTGGCTGCCGATTGACTCGAAGTTTCCGCTGGAAGATTATCAACGGCTGCTGGATGCTCAGGAGGAAGGCAATCTGCAGGCGCTGAATGATGCAGCCAAACAGTTGGAAGCGCGCATCCGGCTGGAAGCGAAATCGATTCGCGAAAAGTACATCGAGCCGCCGCACACGACCGATTTTGCAATCATGTTCCTGCCGATTGAAGGACTGTTTGCAGAAGTGCTGCGGAAATCGGGTCTATGGGAGAGTTTGCAGAAAGAATATCGGGTCGTGATTACGGGACCTACGACGTTAACGGCGCTGTTGAACAGCCTTCAGATGGGATTCCGCACACTTGCGATCCAAAAACGGTCGGGCGAAGTGTGGCAGCTGCTTGGTGCGGTTAAGACCGAATTCGGCAAGTTTGGCGATGTCTTGGAGAAAACACAGAAGAAATTGCAGGAGGCCAGCAAAACGATTGATACGGCAGCGGTCCGAACGCGTGCGATTGAACGCAAACTGCGTACGGTGGAGGAGCTGCCGACGGCGGAAGCAACGCGATTGCTGCCAGATATGGAACGGCTGGAAGCGGATGCAGACGAATTGAATGCAGTGGGAATGGATTGA